In Vitis vinifera cultivar Pinot Noir 40024 chromosome 4, ASM3070453v1, the genomic window GATTGATATTTCGTGGTCATATGAGATGATGAACTATGGTTCTCCAAGTAATATTGCTGATAAACTATATCATAGAAGTCAAtggtaaaaacaagtttcaaaaaacaCGGGTCAAACGAcctatgttttccttttgtttttaaaaactaacgaaaataacttttacttgttctctaaaaaattatttttatttcactttgtttttataaattattttcagagAGCAATAACTAAACAGTgctagaaatttttaaaaataattttctgcctttaaaaacaaaaaactgctTTTAAATCACGCGGCCAAACAGGCTCTAAGGCATAGACATATCTACCACATATCACTGCAtgataaggaaataaaattctTATTTGACTTGCAGGCAACCGGAGTCCATGCCAATAGATACTTGATAATCTGATCTACATACACATTTGGTAAATTTAACTCTAATTTTTCATTTGGACCAAGTAAATCAATTATGCAGGTAAGCTGGTGATTCTTCCTCTAAACTCAGTTCTATGCCCTCTGGAGGAGTTCTAAATCAAGGCAGctacaaggaaaataaattataaaagtaaaCACTCTTTATGAACAATAGACATGGTCATTGAATAAATCTTGAggaatttgaaaatagtttgAAGATAAAGATCAATTGATAACTTGAAAAAAAGAGCAGCAACTGATAATGGGTAATTGAATTATACTTTAAAATGGTGCTACAAggtagaaattttttttggatctcatgaatgagaaaattgagataaaaaACTTCACAAACAGGAACTGAAAACATGATTAACAGTCTCGGAGTGTATGGGGGTATCGTTGTGTCCCTTAGAcatccatccatccatccatgGCCTATGAAGATGACTTCCTATAAGTATCCATCACTCAATCGCATGGCACCACTAATTAGCTGCCTCAGGTTCTCGTTATTCCTGGGTGTTTTGCCTTTGTTCCTTGTCTTTATCTGTCATTGTTTATGCCAGTTGTGCTCTTCCTATACTTCTCTTTAATCATCTGGCACTGTGGCTCTTCCTTAGCCTATTGTTTATGTCTGGAAACTCCAGGTGTAAATTACACAAGGAAAACTTGAGCAGAAAGGTCTGAAGAATGGAGAAATGGACATAAAAAACTACGAGACTTATCTAGATGTACAAGAACAATGAAAAGCACTGATGCCACTCTACATCTTTATTCCTCAGTAACTAATAAAAACACAGAGACAAGGCCTTAAGAGCCTTCTCAATCCAACTCAAAACCCGCTGTATCATGTGTTAGACTGAAACAAATTCCTCCATGGATCTGGAGTATGATGTTGTGGCCTGTGTGATCGTTTCCTTTGTCCTCTGCActcaaagaaaaaaacattaaaataaaaataaaatccttaATATTTCAAACAAATTATGATCATCATCTGTACTCATGCATATAGTAATAATCCAAGTGTGTATGCCAACCATGTAAGCAACTGTGTTTTTCCAAGCCCTATCCATCTCTTGAAATACTTGATCGATGCTCGGACGCCCTTTATTTGATTTAGCAGCACAAAGTACTGCAACTTGTAATATTGACTGGAAATCCTCAGTGACTACTTCTCCCTTCAGTCTCGGGTCCTCAAAATCCTTCAGTGGACGCTTCCCCATATTCACATCCTTTGCCTGCGAAAAACTCCAAAATAATTAGTCTCTGTCACTCTCGTGCAGATGCGCCCTTAAACATACGAAGAAGTACTACCTTTCTCGTTAGTTGGTCTCTGGCATCAAGATCCAAATCGATGACCTTTTGTCCTGAAAGAAGTTGCAGAGTAACAATTCCAAAACTGTAGATGTCACTGGCAGCTGTCAGCTTAGCGTTGGTCATGTACTCGGGGTCCATATAGCCTATGGTCCCCCGGACATCAGTGAACACTTTACTTTCTTCCATCCCTAGCATCTTAGCCAAACCAAAATCCGAGAGCTTTGGTTCCAGGTTATCGGTCAGAAGGATATTAGTAAGCTACAAAGCAAACATGCGTCATCAGTAAGCAAGAAAATAAGTAAACTCCCTTCACCTCTCCTCTCATAAGCCAAGCACAAATATCACTTCAAATGGCAAGTCAAATTCAACAAAATCCGAGTTGAAttacatttaattattttgaaggaCACGAGAAAACTACAAAGGCCAATTTAGAAGAAATAAGTGTAACAATCATCACGTTTGTCACCTTGATATCTCGATGAACAATGCAACCATCTATATAGTTATGGAGATATCTCAGTGCCAGAGCGCAGTCTCTTAGGATCTTAACTCTTCTTTCCCAAGTTAGAACCTcatgtttttctaaaaatagaCATAGACACAAGCATAGAACTGTTAGAATTGAAGGTGGACAGGCATTAAAAAGGAGGGAAGAAGTACTAGGCATAGATTCAATTAGCATTTTGGAAATACTATTCTTGTTTTTGAAGCATATTCCTCTCAAAAGAACAAAAGTAATCTAAAATGATAATCAAACAGTTGAGGAAACCGATGAAATATCGTAAGTTACTTTGTAGATTATAAGCTAGATTCCCAGCTGAACAAAACTCATATACTAGGTACATGTCCCCATCTTCAACGCAGGTACCAAAGAGACAAACTAGGTTTGGATGTCGAATCCTAGACAGTCCTTCAACTTCCCGAGTAAACGAATCATGTGAATTGGTCTTGTAGATGTGTTTGATGGCAACAGCTTGTCCACTGGGTAGAACTCCTTTGAAAACTTGACCTGCACTTCCCTGTCCGAGGCTGCTCCTTTCATTGGCAGAACTTATGGCCTTCTCAATCTCAGACTTGGAGAATCTATAGAGGCCAGACCACGTGGTTTCGGTGATTTTGGTGATTTCTTTTGCCTTAGCAGACTGTTTATCCTTGGCTACGAACTTAATCAGCATGATTATCAGCATTAAGCTGGCCGAAGCTACAAAGATCGCTAATAGTGCTTTTGCTATGGAATCTGACAATGATTGCTGTGAGTATTCAGGGTGATAAAAATTGATTCAATTGGAGCAATATGCTCTTATATGATGGAAAAGTTTCAGCACACAAGCAGTTATATGTAGAAAGTAGTTGCACTTACATTTGATTTTGATGTAGTCTGACTCTGTTGGATCAAAGGCAACACACCAATCAAGTCAAAATTTGTACACGTCAAGGGACAGAGATTAGAAATTTGACAATatgtaaacataaaaatagatGTCATGCCTAAATATAAGAAGTTTTCCCAACTCATGCTGTAGTAATTTGAATTATGAAAGCCATGGATCAATTATATGAAGTTTGGCTACATGCCTGCTTCGAGCTATTAGGGTTACAAAGTTATTGCACCCGTTCGGTCGTGAATCCTAAAACCAATGTTTCAATTACATAACCCTAACCGACATTCGAGGACCATATGTATAGATAAAAAGAGGGTAAGAAAGTTCTGAAAATAGTTGCCAAATTATATTGTTGCAAAACCTACGATAATTAGCTGGggcaaaatatatatactagTTTGAGAACATTGcttataattaacaaaatttgtCAAATGGGTTGTGCCTAATCTTATATAATACTAATTAGCGTAAGAATTGCCTTGGGAAACAGGCACCATACCATGAGGATCatggttttaaatttcaaataaccTTAAAGCCCATCTAACAGACCTTTTCCAACGGAAAATTTAAGCTATATGAGCTCTTAAACATAGAGGGGACAATGCAGAAGTACCTGTAGCCAACATATTTAATACTGGAAAACAACGAAACATGCCACCAATATCCAAGGACTGACTGTCGTTTCTCCCAGCTGCAACAGAAATTAAGACTGCTAAACCACATATCCCTTTTTCTGTATCGGTTTTATCCGTAACATAGCCATTCAGCAACTGTTTCCTTGCATCTAGTATTGCTTCACTGCAACTCTTGCAAGCACTGTCGATCGGAGTGGTAAAATTGAAGTGAGAACAACTATCTAAGGCATGTTTGTACTTCTCCTCgtttttaaatttggaaaaatccACCAGGGAGCACTGGCTTCTTCCTTGTAAGAGATTATCAAAGCCACAGGATTGCCCAGGCCGGCCAAAGGAGCCACTGCAGTTTCCCCATTGATCTTGTTCTATGAAGATGTTGCCATTTGTTTGCTTAAGATTTTGGGCTAAGGCTCTGGACAATATTGTGATGGCATCTTGGCAGCAGAGAGTTTTAGGCAAGGTTCTCCACTCACTTATATTTTCTTGGACATCAATGCATTCATTATTTAGCTGGCTAAGGTTTGGGGACAAATTCAAGCCGCATGCTGCATTAATTTAAGAGTAGTTAGAACTTGTTTAAGTGGTAGTCAGCTTAATATACATTTTGGCTTTTGTGGTCGAAGCACCAaccaaacactttcaaaaattacttcctagatttttaattaaaagtgatttttaaaaaaaaacttttctctATAAATATCCTTGAAAATATGTCTAGCTCAATCCATCAGTATAATAGAATGTTATCTGATGATCCTTCAAGGAAGAACGGACTCGGGAACTAGCCCTGCCCGCTGTTTAATCGGCCTTCATTTCGgttataaaaacaattataactTACGCCACCCAAGAAATGAAGTACATTTAcattcagagagagagagagagagagagagacctggTTCAGGTGCTTGGCACCAAACAACAAGGACAAAGAAAGTAAGAATGAAGGAGAGCGCCAACTTGTTCCGATGGCGATTTGCATTCATGTCCGCTTGCACTGATGGAAAGAAACTGCAGTGTCTGTATGCTAGTATGTCTGTGTAGACAGCGGAAATTTTTTGAAGAGTAGACTGCGAATGCATAATTATAAGAGGGTTTTACCTCGAAAGAATCAACAGAAATGCGGATATGCCTGCTTGATTGCTTGGCCTTTATTGCCTTCAAAACCTTGGAAGTTCCGTTcatttcatataactttatTCTTATATTGTTCTTCACAGAATA contains:
- the LOC100242473 gene encoding probable serine/threonine-protein kinase PBL28: MNANRHRNKLALSFILTFFVLVVWCQAPEPVAPLAGLGNPVALIISYKEEASAPCACKSCSEAILDARKQLLNGYVTDKTDTEKGICGLAVLISVAAGRNDSQSLDIGGMFRCFPVLNMLATDSIAKALLAIFVASASLMLIIMLIKFVAKDKQSAKAKEITKITETTWSGLYRFSKSEIEKAISSANERSSLGQGSAGQVFKGVLPSGQAVAIKHIYKTNSHDSFTREVEGLSRIRHPNLVCLFGTCVEDGDMYLVYEFCSAGNLAYNLQKKHEVLTWERRVKILRDCALALRYLHNYIDGCIVHRDIKLTNILLTDNLEPKLSDFGLAKMLGMEESKVFTDVRGTIGYMDPEYMTNAKLTAASDIYSFGIVTLQLLSGQKVIDLDLDARDQLTRKAKDVNMGKRPLKDFEDPRLKGEVVTEDFQSILQVAVLCAAKSNKGRPSIDQVFQEMDRAWKNTVAYMRTKETITQATTSYSRSMEEFVSV